The window TCCGACATTCTCTGTGACTGTGTTTTGTGTTGATTCGAATCACATTGAGGAACTGAGCATTTCCTGATTGTTCTGAGTTGAAAGCACATGCGATGATGCAAAGGAATGAATCTACCAATTTGTCTTCTGCTTCTCTGCTACTAACCAACCTCCAGAAACCAAACCTACCTTTTCCTAAATCTCAAGCACTTATTGTGCTTAGTCTCGGTGATACTAGGCTCATTAGTTAGCTCTTTAGGCGGTGGATTGGTTAGAGAGAGCTTCTCCATTGCGTTTATGAACTTGCGCAGGTGCTTGATGTACTCAGGATAAGTCTCCAGGTTGCAATGCCCTCCTCCTTTCACCCATAACGGATCATACTTCTCCTTAGCCAGCTCCCACAACCGCTTCCCGTGCGAAAAATCCACAATCTCATCCTTTGTGCCCTGCAGGTCAGCCACAAAACCAATCAGCACATATCAGTAGAATAATTTTGAAGACGTATATTAGCGTACATACATGTATGACAAGAACTTGGGAGTTGACGTGGCGAATCTTGTCTATGTTCTGCAGTATTAAGACATTCAAACAAAGAGATGAGACAGACTCCAAAGAGACCCATCCTTTGTGGTGTTTATATTTACCTTGAAGATATCGAACCAGAGAGTCATTTTGACAGGATACAAGACTCTAATGCCAGAGAGAATGGCGCTGTGGAGAACAACTCCTCTCAGCCTCTTCAACCTTGAAGCCATGTGCAACGTTGGCCCGCTTCCTACAGACTGTCCGTACAGGATAATCTCCTCTTG of the Brassica rapa cultivar Chiifu-401-42 chromosome A03, CAAS_Brap_v3.01, whole genome shotgun sequence genome contains:
- the LOC103862026 gene encoding alpha/beta hydrolase domain-containing protein 17C isoform X2, producing MGNVTSNVAAKFAFFPPEPPTYRVTDDEETGKLVLSGVSPDKNMEVHQLTTKSGNKVVATFWRHPFARFTLLYSHGNAADLGQMVELFIELRAHLRVNIMSYDYSGYGASTGKPSEFNTYYDIEAVYNCLRSDYGIKQEEIILYGQSVGSGPTLHMASRLKRLRGVVLHSAILSGIRVLYPVKMTLWFDIFKGTKDEIVDFSHGKRLWELAKEKYDPLWVKGGGHCNLETYPEYIKHLRKFINAMEKLSLTNPPPKELTNEPSITETKHNKCLRFRKR
- the LOC103862026 gene encoding alpha/beta hydrolase domain-containing protein 17B isoform X1, producing MGNVTSNVAAKFAFFPPEPPTYRVTDDEETGKLVLSGVSPDKNMEVHQLTTKSGNKVVATFWRHPFARFTLLYSHGNAADLGQMVELFIELRAHLRVNIMSYDYSGYGASTGKPSEFNTYYDIEAVYNCLRSDYGIKQEEIILYGQSVGSGPTLHMASRLKRLRGVVLHSAILSGIRVLYPVKMTLWFDIFKNIDKIRHVNSQVLVIHGTKDEIVDFSHGKRLWELAKEKYDPLWVKGGGHCNLETYPEYIKHLRKFINAMEKLSLTNPPPKELTNEPSITETKHNKCLRFRKR